One Kaistella polysaccharea DNA segment encodes these proteins:
- the yajC gene encoding preprotein translocase subunit YajC yields the protein MITIFLQAVGAEGSMMPTMIMMGLMFVGFYFLMIRPQMKKAKQEKNFQSELKVGSRIVTTSGMHGRISQIMEDGVIIETLSGKLKFEKAAISRDFTQQRFPDNSAESK from the coding sequence ATGATAACAATATTTTTACAAGCCGTGGGAGCAGAAGGTTCCATGATGCCGACTATGATTATGATGGGCCTTATGTTCGTTGGATTTTATTTTCTGATGATTCGTCCACAAATGAAAAAAGCAAAGCAGGAAAAAAACTTTCAGTCTGAGCTAAAAGTTGGGAGTAGAATAGTAACTACGTCCGGTATGCACGGTAGAATTTCTCAAATTATGGAAGATGGTGTGATCATCGAAACATTATCAGGGAAATTAAAGTTTGAGAAAGCAGCAATTTCTCGAGATTTTACGCAACAGCGTTTTCCAGATAATTCTGCAGAATCTAAATAA
- a CDS encoding DUF2851 family protein has translation MNEKLLQYLWNFKIFKSFDFKDMEGNNVEILDFGKWNFNSGPDFLFGKIKYKGLTLAGNIELHVKSSDWIFHQHSGNPEFDNIIAHVVFLHDVLIEEFTKKEIPTLELKDHIDENLISKYKVLLQETQFIPCEKIFNPDLIPFYFHEENLLKKLDEKSIEHEKTLKFYKNNYEEILFHQLAYAFGLKVNAPIFKQIAESLDYKIINKIRQNQVQLEALFFGICGSLDNPADPEMETWKREFDFLKSKYSLPMTVIPPKFSRLRPPNFPTIRLSQLASLYTQHQNLFSKLIKAKSVEELSEIFSSVKASSYWDERFNFGKISPIKGEKHLTKDFIDLLLINAVLPLKYTYQKNTNENTAQEILNFYEKLPAEKNTIIDNWKALHVPVNNSLESQSLLFHYQIFCLEKKCLDCSIGLRLMNPH, from the coding sequence ATGAATGAAAAATTACTCCAGTATTTATGGAATTTCAAAATTTTTAAAAGTTTTGATTTCAAAGATATGGAGGGAAATAACGTGGAAATTTTGGATTTTGGCAAATGGAATTTCAATTCTGGTCCTGATTTTCTTTTCGGGAAAATTAAATATAAAGGATTGACGCTCGCTGGAAATATCGAACTTCATGTAAAATCATCGGACTGGATTTTTCATCAGCACTCGGGAAATCCAGAATTTGATAATATTATTGCACACGTCGTCTTTCTACATGATGTTCTAATTGAAGAATTTACCAAAAAAGAAATCCCTACGCTGGAGCTAAAAGATCATATTGATGAAAATTTGATTTCTAAATATAAAGTTTTGCTTCAGGAAACTCAATTTATTCCTTGCGAAAAAATATTTAATCCGGATTTAATACCCTTTTATTTCCATGAGGAAAATCTCTTGAAAAAACTGGATGAAAAATCTATAGAACACGAAAAAACGCTGAAATTTTACAAAAATAATTACGAAGAAATTTTGTTTCATCAGCTTGCATATGCATTTGGACTTAAAGTAAATGCACCCATTTTCAAACAGATTGCGGAAAGTTTAGATTATAAAATCATCAATAAAATCCGACAGAATCAGGTCCAACTGGAAGCATTATTCTTCGGCATTTGCGGTTCGCTCGATAATCCTGCAGACCCAGAAATGGAAACATGGAAAAGAGAATTCGATTTCCTAAAATCGAAATATTCATTGCCGATGACAGTGATACCGCCGAAATTCTCCCGGTTACGACCACCAAATTTTCCCACGATTAGATTATCGCAACTTGCGTCGCTTTATACACAACATCAAAACCTTTTTTCAAAACTTATCAAAGCAAAAAGTGTGGAAGAATTATCTGAAATTTTCTCTTCTGTAAAAGCGAGTTCATATTGGGATGAGCGCTTTAATTTCGGTAAAATATCCCCGATAAAAGGAGAGAAACATCTAACCAAAGATTTTATAGATCTATTATTAATCAACGCAGTTTTACCTCTTAAATATACTTATCAGAAAAATACCAACGAAAATACCGCTCAAGAAATCCTAAATTTTTACGAAAAACTACCAGCAGAAAAAAATACAATCATCGACAATTGGAAAGCTTTACATGTTCCTGTCAATAATTCATTAGAGTCGCAGTCACTTCTTTTCCATTATCAAATTTTTTGTTTAGAAAAAAAATGTTTGGATTGCAGCATCGGTTTGCGACTCATGAATCCTCATTAA
- a CDS encoding putative transporter, protein MFDWLQLLLLPSENPSVTQSIVAIMLAIAIGVFFGRLKMGKITFGVSAVMFAGLVLGHFGYRIQAGILDFIRDFGLILFVYGIGLQVGPSFFSSFRNEGLKFNILAVSTVLLGGVITVVLFYLTGLKIEDLVGIMSGSVTNTPGLGAAKNTIEEIKNSFPEKTFDDPTIGYAITYPLGVFGIIATIIVTKLLLKIDPDEEMRKFRKSKINRELPLENKKMRVTNEEYFGKTLHQVLKDFGRDIVISRLKHSRSTVVKSPTLDIELQNRDVLMLVGLEKDVDDFIALLGRPSSDLFIESESQLRKKNIFVTNPSVIHKKLSELDLYNTYDLKVTRVFRAGREILPRPSLELFYGDKLRVIGSEEGIGEVVKIIGNSEKKLLEPDFLSLFGGLLLGVILGSIPIVIPSLPVPIKLGFAAGPLIVALLISRYGGISFIHSYINTGAIHFMKDFGICLFFAAVGIHAGDGFYANFVQYNGWLWLLYGCAITFIPLILMVIVGRFILKINFLQLVGIMSGSYTDPAALSFSTNYLDSDIPIQTYAQVYPLVTIFRIFIASLLILILS, encoded by the coding sequence ATGTTCGACTGGCTTCAACTCCTGCTATTACCCTCCGAAAACCCATCCGTCACCCAATCTATTGTCGCCATTATGCTGGCAATTGCAATAGGTGTTTTTTTTGGCAGACTGAAAATGGGTAAAATTACTTTCGGTGTTTCAGCAGTGATGTTTGCTGGCCTTGTTTTGGGGCACTTTGGGTACCGAATTCAGGCAGGGATTTTAGATTTCATCCGTGATTTTGGATTAATACTGTTTGTTTACGGAATTGGATTACAGGTTGGTCCTTCCTTTTTTTCCTCTTTTCGGAATGAAGGCTTAAAGTTTAATATTTTAGCGGTTTCCACTGTACTTCTTGGTGGTGTTATCACTGTTGTTTTATTTTATTTGACGGGTTTAAAAATTGAAGATCTTGTCGGAATCATGAGCGGTTCCGTAACGAATACTCCGGGTTTAGGAGCGGCCAAGAATACCATCGAAGAAATTAAAAATTCTTTCCCGGAAAAAACTTTCGATGACCCTACAATCGGTTACGCAATCACTTATCCGCTTGGCGTATTTGGAATTATTGCCACCATTATCGTCACAAAGTTACTTTTGAAAATCGATCCTGATGAAGAGATGAGGAAGTTCCGGAAATCAAAGATTAACCGCGAACTTCCTTTGGAAAATAAAAAAATGCGGGTGACAAACGAAGAATACTTCGGGAAAACCCTTCATCAGGTACTGAAAGATTTTGGTCGCGACATCGTTATTTCCCGTTTGAAACACAGCCGAAGCACTGTAGTGAAATCTCCTACCCTTGATATTGAATTACAGAACCGTGATGTCTTGATGCTCGTAGGATTAGAAAAGGATGTAGATGATTTTATCGCTCTTCTCGGCCGACCTTCTAGCGATCTATTTATTGAATCAGAATCCCAACTTCGGAAGAAAAATATTTTCGTCACCAATCCATCCGTAATTCACAAAAAACTATCAGAACTTGATCTATATAATACCTATGATCTAAAGGTCACGCGCGTTTTTCGGGCAGGCCGGGAAATATTACCACGACCCTCTCTGGAGTTATTTTATGGCGATAAACTGCGCGTAATTGGGTCTGAAGAAGGGATTGGAGAAGTCGTTAAAATTATTGGAAATTCTGAAAAGAAATTGCTGGAACCAGATTTCCTCTCTCTTTTCGGAGGTTTACTTTTAGGTGTAATTTTAGGTTCAATTCCGATCGTCATTCCAAGTTTACCAGTACCGATTAAACTCGGATTTGCAGCAGGACCGTTAATTGTAGCCTTATTAATTTCTCGATATGGCGGGATTTCTTTCATCCATTCCTATATCAATACAGGCGCAATTCACTTTATGAAAGATTTTGGTATTTGCCTCTTTTTCGCGGCCGTTGGTATTCATGCGGGAGATGGTTTTTATGCGAATTTCGTTCAGTATAATGGTTGGTTATGGCTTCTTTATGGATGTGCAATTACATTCATTCCATTAATATTAATGGTTATTGTAGGTCGATTTATTTTAAAAATTAATTTTCTTCAACTCGTAGGAATCATGAGTGGAAGTTATACCGATCCGGCTGCGCTATCATTCAGCACCAATTATTTAGATTCCGATATTCCGATTCAAACTTATGCGCAAGTTTATCCTTTGGTGACCATATTCCGAATATTTATTGCCAGTTTATTGATTCTGATTTTAAGTTAG
- the bshA gene encoding N-acetyl-alpha-D-glucosaminyl L-malate synthase BshA, with protein MKIGILCYPTYGGSGIVATELGMSLANKGYEVHFISSALPARLDITNPNIFFHKVNVQTYPLFQYQPYDIALSSMIYRVVNLYKLDLLHAHYAIPYAYAAFTAKQMLKEEGKDIPLVTTLHGTDITLVGQHPSYKHAVEFSINQSDTITSVSESLKKDTLQFFKITKEIQVITNFIDNSDFVSASTCQRKQFAEEDEKILIHVSNLRPVKRVEEVLQIFKNVNAKVKSKLIIIGEGPDMEKINQFLEEYPNLIGKVRLLGKVNDLYRVLQLSDVFLLPSEQESFGLAALEAMAAETPVISSNAGGIPEVNIQGETGFLTEIGNVEAMSNYTIKLLTNEELLTTMKKNAKEQALRFDLKNILPLYEKMYQDTLDNFKK; from the coding sequence ATGAAAATCGGAATTCTCTGTTATCCAACCTATGGTGGAAGTGGTATTGTTGCCACAGAATTAGGCATGTCTCTCGCTAACAAAGGTTATGAAGTACATTTCATCAGTTCGGCGCTGCCTGCAAGATTAGATATTACAAATCCGAATATTTTCTTTCACAAAGTAAATGTTCAAACTTATCCATTATTTCAGTATCAACCCTATGATATCGCATTGTCTTCTATGATTTACCGCGTTGTGAACCTCTATAAACTTGATCTACTGCACGCGCATTATGCAATACCTTACGCTTACGCGGCTTTTACAGCAAAGCAGATGCTGAAAGAAGAAGGAAAAGACATTCCTTTGGTAACCACTTTGCACGGAACTGATATTACATTGGTTGGTCAACACCCAAGTTACAAGCATGCGGTGGAATTCTCTATCAATCAATCAGATACCATCACTTCTGTTTCTGAAAGTCTTAAAAAAGATACGCTACAATTTTTTAAAATCACGAAAGAAATTCAAGTCATCACAAATTTTATCGATAACAGCGATTTTGTAAGTGCTAGTACATGTCAGCGAAAACAATTTGCAGAAGAAGATGAAAAAATATTAATTCACGTTTCTAATTTACGGCCTGTAAAGCGTGTTGAAGAAGTTTTACAAATTTTTAAAAATGTAAATGCAAAGGTTAAATCAAAGTTAATAATCATCGGTGAAGGTCCTGATATGGAAAAAATTAACCAGTTTTTAGAGGAATATCCCAATCTAATTGGTAAAGTTCGCTTGCTGGGAAAAGTCAATGATTTGTACCGTGTTCTTCAGCTTTCTGATGTTTTTTTACTTCCATCGGAGCAAGAAAGTTTTGGATTAGCAGCTTTGGAAGCCATGGCTGCAGAAACACCTGTAATCAGTTCAAATGCAGGTGGTATTCCCGAAGTTAATATTCAGGGCGAAACTGGATTTCTTACCGAAATTGGTAATGTGGAAGCCATGAGTAATTACACCATCAAACTGCTCACTAACGAGGAATTGCTGACCACAATGAAGAAAAATGCGAAAGAACAGGCATTAAGATTTGATCTGAAAAATATTCTGCCGCTCTACGAAAAGATGTATCAAGATACACTCGATAACTTCAAAAAATAG